One genomic window of Gammaproteobacteria bacterium includes the following:
- a CDS encoding 4Fe-4S dicluster domain-containing protein — protein sequence MIAPGVMLYQTSQASSSSKQPRWGLLIDTNMLNESDIDACVSACQREHGWSSAPGSKTDAQWIRKVKLTDPESGHARFLPMMCQHCEDPPCVDVCPTGASFKRQDGIVLVNKHTCIGCRYCMMACPYKARSFIHETLQDQLAVAPRGKGTVESCTLCVHRIDRDGANAEPACAEAINQGDRKAIWFGDLHDPQSEISQRLQALGAIKLRADMGLNPGVRYQGL from the coding sequence ATGATCGCGCCCGGCGTTATGCTGTATCAAACGAGCCAGGCCAGCAGCTCGAGTAAACAACCCCGTTGGGGACTGTTGATCGATACCAATATGCTCAACGAGTCCGATATCGATGCTTGCGTCAGCGCGTGCCAGCGCGAACACGGCTGGAGCAGCGCCCCGGGTTCGAAAACCGATGCACAATGGATACGCAAGGTAAAACTCACCGACCCGGAGTCGGGGCATGCGCGTTTTCTACCGATGATGTGCCAGCACTGCGAGGACCCGCCCTGCGTCGATGTCTGTCCCACCGGGGCCTCATTCAAGCGCCAGGATGGCATCGTACTGGTCAACAAGCATACCTGCATCGGCTGCCGCTATTGCATGATGGCATGCCCTTACAAGGCGCGTTCATTTATTCATGAAACCCTTCAAGACCAACTCGCCGTGGCACCACGGGGTAAAGGTACCGTCGAATCCTGCACTCTATGCGTACACCGTATTGATCGCGATGGCGCCAACGCGGAACCCGCCTGCGCCGAAGCCATCAACCAGGGAGATCGCAAGGCGATCTGGTTTGGTGACCTGCACGATCCGCAAAGCGAAATTTCACAGCGATTGCAGGCGCTCGGAGCGATCAAGTTGCGTGCCGACATGGGGCTTAATCCTGGCGTTCGCTACCAGGGGTTATGA